Below is a genomic region from Brassica oleracea var. oleracea cultivar TO1000 chromosome C9, BOL, whole genome shotgun sequence.
AACAAGGGTCGTCGAGCAACAAGAAGAGATCTCCGGTTGCGAAAGACGAAGAAATGCTTTCTTTCAGCACGGTGGTTCGATCCGCGGCGAAGTCAGTGGACTCTGATCATTCCGATATCGAAGCATCGGTGGTTAAGGAGGCAATTATCGTCGAACCGGAGAAGAAACCGAGGAAACGGGGGAGAAAACCGGCTAACGGAAGAGAAGAGCCGTTGAACCATGTGGAAGCAGAGAGGCAGAGAAGAGAGAAGCTAAACCAGAGATTCTACTCTTTGAGAGCTGTGGTTCCCAACGTTTCGAAAATGGACAAGGCTTCTCTTCTCGGAGACGCCATTTCGTATATCAACGAGCTGAAAACGAAGCTGCAGCAAGCGGAAACGGATAAGGAAGAGGTTCAGAAGCAGCTAGATGGGATGAGCAAGGAAGGTGGCGGGTCTAGGAGGGCGAAAGAGCGAAAATCGAATCGAGATTCCGCGAGTTCTGTGGAAATGGAGATTGATGTGAAGATCATAGGTTGGGATGTGATGATACGTGTACAATGCGGCAAGAAGAATCATCCTGGTGCGAGGTTCATGGAAGCCCTTAAGGAGTTGGATTTGGAAGTGAATCATGCTAGTTTATCTGTGGTGAATGATTTGATGATTCAACAAGCTACTGTGAAGATGGGAAGCCAGTTTTTCAATCATGATCAGCTCAAGGCTGCTTTAATGTTGAAAGTTGGAGAAGACAGTTGAACAAAATCATGATTAGATGCAACTCTTATTTTCTTTGGTGCACCTCCAGCTTCATGCTGTTAACATTGTTGTTCATTAGGAGAAATAGACCTGTTTAGCTCTTAGTTTAGGGCGAGATCGAAGTTGGAGGAGCAGAGAGAGGTAGTAATGTAAGAAATTGTGTTGTACTTGTTTGTATATATGTATGGAATAATAAGTGAGATCATTTCTATTGAATTGGATTCGGTTCTGTGAATGAAGGTTTTGTGTACACTTTTATGTTATGAAAACTTTTAAATTAGATTATAGACCATACTGGTCCAACTTTATGATTTGTAACGTAACAAAAAGCAAAGGAAAATAATTGGTCTTAACTGGGTTTTGGAGAGGATGGTATGGTACTCTCATCTTTTTGAGGGGATATGAAGACTGTTTGTAGTGCAAAAATGTGGAAACATGCGTCATGTGTGTTGTATATGTCTATAACTATGTAGAGTATATCTAACAACAATAAAAAGCAATGATTTAGTGTTTAAAGTTTAAAGCTATGGGTAAGAACCTTTTAGTGTCTATCTTATGTGTGTTTGAGTATATCTCTATGTTGAGAGAGCCGTGTGATCTATCTATCTGTGACTTAGAGTCTTATAAAATATTAAGACTGATTTATAATTCTTAAAACATACGGGGGAAGAAACTAAGATTTGAACACACGCATGTTTAAACCAAGGTTTGTATTTTAGACTTTTTAGTGGTTTGTCTTAGTGTTGGCATCATGTCATAACCAAAGTTTTGCGCAAGTGTGAGTTGTAGTGTCAAGGCATTTTGTTGATATTTCCACAAGCACGATGAGCATTTATTCATAGTAATATAGTAAGAAGATCTAGAAAACTACTTTTCTATATTATTGATGATTTCAAATAAAACTGTGCCAACTTTGTTTTATTCTTTTGTCAATCAAGTAGACAGAAAATTAATTTAGTACAATCAAATTGATCCCTTTCTTAAGGATATTAATTAATAGCCATCTTTCGATCTATCTTTGGCTATGTTTACTAAATAATTCACTCGTTCGTTCACACTACATATTGTTATAAAATATGACAACAACTATTGTTAATTCTTACAAAACTTGTCTCAATTGGCCCACGATCAAAGACAGAAACTTTATCGAATCTATATATTTAGTTGTTGAAATAAATGTGTAAGTTAATACTCCATCTGTTTCTAAATGTAAGTAATTTTAGTTAAAAACATCAATTTTAATAAATTTGTTAATTTTTAAAAAGTATCATTTAACGTTTAAATTCAACCAACCATAAAAAAACATGTATTATTTTATGAATACACAGTATTCAATAAATGTCAAAACAATTTATATTTTGAAACAAATTTTTTTCCCTAAAACTATTTACATTTAGAAACGGAGGGAATATATCTTATAGTAGGTTTACGTAAAACTCAAATTCACAAAAAAAACTAGATTTTAACCAAATTAGTTTTTTTTTTTTTGACATCAACCAGATTAGTTTACTTTGTTAAAAAGTTAGTTTTGTTTGTTAAAAAAATAGTTTTGTTAGTCTTTACTTATAATAAAGTCGCTAACCAAATAAAACCAACTCACTCTTTCTTGTCACGAACATATTATATTTCAACAGAGTTCACTCTCTCTGCTGTCCCGACCACCAGCTGTGGAGATTAATCATGTCTTGAGTAAAATTCATTGTGATGATCACGTTGCTAGAATAATTTGGTCATAGATTTGAATACTAGGATGCATGAAAAGATTGGATGATTAGGATCGTCTTGATAAAGATAATGAAGGTGATAAAGATTGATCACATTAGGCTAAGTGGTCCGGTTGGTTCTAACCCGAGCAATGGACCGCTCCAATCCGAACAACAAAACTTGTTAGGGACAGTGGAATAAAAAGGAATCGAAGTTTCGAGAATTTAAAATATTAAGGATTGATAAAAGAGAAGAGAAAGATTAATAATAGTCACCAGTGGTTTATATGATTCTAAGGTTTTGTGAAAGAAAAATTGAACTTGGTTATATATAGTTTTGACTTGCCCAAAAAAATGTCATATACAGTTTTGAATCCCGATTTTCGATTATAAATCATGGTAAAATATGTGACATATATAATGGTATTATTTTGACCAAAAATTATGTTACCTATCATTTATCACATTTTTTATCTTTCAATAATTATGTATATATATTTTTTCCTTTTTAATAGGTATGTTTTTTGAAATAATTGTTTTTGCAGCATTTCGTGATAATTAAATGATTATAAATAAAATATTTAAATATTCATATAAAATAACATGTCAAGTTCTTCTAAATTTTGTTCAGATGACCATGATATATAGGCTAATGATTTGCATTAGAAGTAGATAATCAATATGTCGTTATCAAAATTCAAATCAGCATATTCCATGATTGTATCAGTAAATCGTATTTGGTTTACGTTTCTTTCTTAGACACATATTGGTGTATACTTTTTTTTTTTTTTTTGTCAACATATTGGTGTATACGTTTGTAGTATTCAAACTGAAAATGAAATGGAGTTTACTATCGTCCAGAAAATTATCAATTAACAACACAACAAATGAAATCCATTTATCAAAAAAGAGTAACAAATGAAATCCATTTATCAAAAAAGAGTAACAAATGAAATCCGAAAAGAAAACAAAGCTTATCTTCAATATTCTGTCACTCAACTTAAGTCAAGAACACCATCATTACAATTCGGCCTTAACTTTCTCACTCCGTACTTTCGAAAAATAATGTGCATTTGACATGGCTAACTTCGTGTTTTACTTTTAGCCTTCTCAAAACTCCATGATAATGGCGTCGCCCTGATTAATTAGGAATTATTTTGATAATTTGGTCACCGTGATTAATTCTTGGGAACAAAAATAAATCGTTAAAAACAATTATTTTGTTTTATAAACAAGGGTGCATCATGACAAATTTACTGTGAATATTTCCGGCCGTGTTTTACTAGCACTAAATTCTATAACTATATTATTCTTTTACTGTAAAAAGTTATATAACTATATAAAATTAAAAGTTAAAACCAAGTTCGCTTCTGTTGGGGGAACTCTTTCCTCTCTCCTCTCTCCTCTCTCCTCCCATACGCTCTATCCTCTCTCCTCGGTTTATAAAGTCGCTCATGTCCGCTCCGGCGTCCGACGACGCGTACGAGCGCGTTCCGGCACCGGAGGCTCACTTTTAACGTTCTGCTTGCGTCTCTTTTGTTGTTGTCTCTTTCTCTCCAAGTCTTCGTCGATATACTCGCGTATTTGGATTTCGGATCTCGCTCCGGGAAGTTCTCCGCTCGAGAGGAGCAACGGTTCTGGTGGCGACTCGGTCTCTACTGGATTCGTGGTGAGACGCTGGATCGGTGGCTCGAGGTAATGGTCGGCGTTTGGGTATAGGAGTAGACCAGTTTTCCACTAGGATCTCTCTGGTTTTCGTTGCCCGGGTGGTGGTTGATTCGCTTGTTCTCTCGTCAATTTGGTCTGAAGGTTTCTCCGGTTTTGATTAGGGGATAGGTGACTCATGTGGGTGGAGTCTCGGCTCCTGGCGGTGTCGTCGCGAGTCAGACTCCTCTTCGGCGGGCGTCTGGTGAGTGGATTCTTCTACCACGGTGGCGAGTCTTGAGTCAAGTATGCAGGCGGTAAATGATACTTGGCTCAGCTCTGACTCGTGTAAGTTTCGGTGTGCAGCGGTGAAAGGTGTCGTCTATGGCTCCTCGATAGCTGCTCACGGTGCTTCCTAATTTCGAATCTCCACTATTCGGCCCTTGTCTTTGCTCTCTGTGTAAAGGTCTCGGCTTTCTCTATGGAGTATCACCTTGTGGTTTATGTTTTATTTGTCTTTGTTTGGCACTGGAGATGGACTCTTACAGCTAAGAGTGTTGCTCTTCGGTTCTCGAAGACTTCAAGTGTGGGGTGATTCTCGGTTGCAGTCGTTGATCGCTCAGTGGCTCGCTTGGTTCTGCTCACATCCCAGCTCTGCAGAGGATCAATTGTTCTTGTGCAGTGGTGCAGCATTTCCTCTCTTTGCAGATTACAAGGCTTCTGGTCGAGGGTTTGGTGGCACTTACAATAGGTCTTATGCTTGGATCGCATTACTTCCGAAGTCGATCTTATAAAGTGATTCCAGTGATCTGGTGGTGACTATCCAGAGAGCGCGGATTAGCTTTCGGGTGCGGGATGAGACGGCATCAATCAATTGGAGTAGCGTTTTCGGGGAGCCCAAAATTACCGAGCGTGGTCGCATGTTATATCAAAGATATTCTCTCCATTTGGCAATGCTCTTCTCATGGTCCTGGTCTTGCCTCTTATCTAGCATGTCAGCTAGTGTTATTTGTTTCATGTCTTCTAGGTCATTGGGTTGCTTTTCCTTTCTGCGTTGTTTAGTTTTGTTTTCCATTTTTCTGCTACTAGTTCATCATTGTAACCTCTGTCAAAAAGCAAAACTTTAGTATAAAATTTAACATTTAAACAAAAAAAAAGTTAAAACTAATAGCACTGTTGATATAAAAAAAACTAAAAGAACTGTATCAAATAAAGAAGTTTAAAGTTTATCATTAGAGTGTGAGCCTTTGATTTTCACTTTTTATATTGTTTTTATTGTCCAATCAATAAATCTAAAATTTCACTTTCTGACATTCTTTTATGGGTATCAACTAGGCCTGAGACTTTTATCCGAGATCTAGATTCGATCCGAAATTCGATTTGGATTCGATCCGAGATTCGATCTGGATCCGATCCGAAAATCCGGATATCCGGAGGGACCAAATCCGGATCCGGATAGTAAAATGTTAGATCCGTCAAAGCCGGATCCGGATATCTTAATTTTTAAGTTCGGATATCCGGATCCGTAAGTTTTATTTATAAATATTACAAAAATAGTAATATCTATATATAAAAATAAATTTTATTTAATATATTTTCATTTTTATAATAATATATATAAATTTTATGTAAATTTTATAATATTATACATAGAAATAATTAAAGACATTATATATATTTTTTGAAATTATTATTAATATTATATATATATATATATTAATATTATTTTTTATTTATTTTAAGGATCCAAATCCGGATCCGGATAACCGCCGGATATTACAATTTTTAGAAGTATATCCGACACCCGGATATCCGAGAATCCCGAATCCGGATAATGATAGTAAAATTATGGATACGCCAGATAAGGATCCGGATCCAGATACCTTAAAATTGTTTGGCTACCCAATCCGTCCCATGCCTAGCATCAACTAAGTTGGCAACTTGCTCTCTCTCAGTACCCACTAGATTCGTCCTTATCTTCCCTAGTGGAATAATACGAGAAGCAATGATTCAACGGCTCTGGTTTAGCTTCTCTTTCTTTTGCGTCCAATTAAATGAGAAAAATAATCTGACTCCAACTTTGTAGAAATATCACTTATCCATAAATGGGCGTAGTTATCTAATAAGGCCTTCCCATTAAGTGCCCAACTTCTCTTCCCCGAAAATACACGATTAAATTCGGAATATAATGTAGCTGCGACTGTGTTTCAAAAAGAAAAAAATGTTGCTGCAAAGCCTGCATACAACTGACATAAATAAGGATTTGACATAACTTACATGATAAGTTTACATTTTTTTTACCAACAAGTTGAGTACATACGTTCAAGAGAAAAGTGAATCAACCGATATTTTTTAAAAAAGTTTTCATATTAAATTTTGTTTGTTACTTGAAAGAGAGATTTTTTTTAAAAAAATAAGATAAAGAAAAAATATGATATCCAACCAAACTTGTAATAGATTCAAAAAAAAAAAGTCCTATTACAACTAACTCGCAATAAGCCACAAAATAAAAAAAACACCAATGGAAACCAAACCACACGAGAATAAAAATTATATTACAACTAACTCACAATAAGCCACAAAATAAAAAACACCAATGAGAATCTAACCACACAAGTAAACTGTCGTCAACAACCACACCGCCGCCAAAACTACCATAACAACAGAACTCAAGATAAATTCGAAAGAATTGAACAATATACACCATTGCACCAGCCACTAAAGAGATCCAGACCACCACTCGCTGAAGAATGACAATATACTTGCACCAGCCACCAAAGAGATACAAACCACCACTCACTGACGAATGACTATGAGTGGGAAAACTATAGTACATGACTACTTGAGTAAGAAAAGTATATGATAAAACTGAGTTAATCGTAACAAAACTATTTCTTTAATCAGCCATCACCAGAGGAATACTCATCAATCATGGAAGTTCAAGCTCCTCTAAACCTCCCTCGAGCTACACACCCCCTATGGCTCACCTCTCCCCCCTCCACTGAAGAAAAATCCAAGATCCAATATGTTCACCGGTAAGAAAAGAACAAAAATACATTGGAGCTTATCCTCAATAAATCTGGACATGTAAGAAAACATAGATTTAACCACTACTTAGATAAAGCCGTATAGAGAATCCATATTCACCGCAAAAGCTGCATTCAAGATGAATTTAGAACCACAAACGAAGCACCAACGAAAATAAAAAAGATAAAAAGGTAACCCGTCATAGCTTCGACAAAAAAATGGAAAAGTTTAAATAATCAATAGAATATTTATTTTCAAACAATTTAAAAATTGGGAAAATATATTGACAAATGACCAATAGTTTCACATTTCATGTACTATAAATATGTGTTCCAGTTTTCTAGTTGTTGATGAAAAGTTATACTACGCATTTGCTATTTTACAAGTATAGGCTCAAAATATATATGAGCCCAGTGCATAATCAAAACATTTAGGGTATTTTCTTGTACACATAAAAATTTAGGGCCCTTTCTTGCAAGAAGTTAAAATTCTAGGGCCATCGTGTATAAAAGAAATTTGCAAAAAAAATTGTGGGGCCATGTGCAATTGCTCCATGAGCACACGTCAAAAGCGCCGTGAGTATAGTAGATCAAGTTTTTCTCATATGGCTTACAAAGTTTAAGCTATTTTATAAATCATCTTACAATACAATAAAATGAGAAATATAACAATACTTGAAAAAAAATACAAATCCCTAAATTTTTACTAAAAGTGTAAACTCAAGTATAAATGTAATTAAATTAAGTAGCGAGAGGAAAAGTGAGCGATTGTCTCATTTCCCACCGGTGATCCGTGCATGATTGTTGTCGTGTAGGATAGGATCTGTGAGGAGAGGGCTTTATTTTTTTTTTGTTTTTTCTTCTGTAATTTCTTATATATGTGAGGCAGGAAACATGTCTTAACCGACTTAGATCTCGTTAATTTTGAATTCGGTAAAAGTTTTTCAATGGGATCCGGCCGCAACAGTGATGGATCTACATCTTTTGGCTGTTGTGCTTCGCTTATCTATCTCATGAGTTAAATACATGTAGAGACACATGGGTGGGCGTGTGGGAGCTTCGGTGACTCTCTTTCGTGTGATCTCGGTGGATCAAGAAGTTGACTATGTGGCAACGACATTCTATTGTAACCAAGTCCGAGTTCATTTTTTTGTTTTGGGTTTTTGTTCTCGTAGTTTATTCGGGTGGTTCTCTTTAAGGTTTTCTTATTATGGTAGACTGGTGGCTGGTTTAGGCTTTTTGTCATTTTGGCTCTAGAGACTGATCATATTAAGTCTCCGGCTTATGTGTATGTACTTACTTGTTTAACCGTTAACTTGTGTCTTTGGATTTGCATTAATGTAATCGTCGGCTAGGGTTCCGATCTTATGTATTTCTGTGTTAAGTATAAATTCAGATCACAAAAAAAATACATTGTTAACCAGTTTTTTGCTAAACGAAGATACTATCCCTAAATGCTATCTTTTTTTTTTGAACGGCTCCCTAAATGCTATCTAACATTAGATTTAAACTCCAGATTCCAACTATCTAGGAGAGAACAAAAACAATAGGGATAAAAATGAAAATATGATAGCAATCAAAGGAGCCAATTAAAATTCAGTAAGAATGTTCTTTCAAATGAAATATTACAATTAAAAAGAGAAAAAAAGAAGAATATTCCCCAACTTTTGTCGTATTCATTTATTTCTCTCCACCAATATTTCACATCACCGGAGAGTTTCTCCCGTCGCCGGAGTTAGGATCCATCCCTTCAGCAACCGACGCGAGTTTCTGCAGATTCAGTTTAACCACAGTATCAGCAAACAAACGAGTATCCTCTTCCGTGTTCCCTTCCGGCACATCAACGACGTACGATTCAAGAACAACGGAAGAGATCCGTCCATCTCTCTCGAACCCATGAACCGTCGTCACCGACTTGTAGTTCCTCAGCCTGTGCTCGCCTCCGGTGATGCTAAACCCCGTCACTCTCCGATCATCGTCGAGCAGGTCGAGCCTCTCCCTCGACGTGTTCGCCGGCAGCCCGCTGATCACGTCCACGTAGCGTGTGCATCCCACTCGCATCTCGAACCCTTCGTCGACGGAGCAGCTTTTGATGAAGTGTTTGTAAGTCTGAGGCCGGTCGAAGCGTCTCACGATGGACCAAACGGTTTCCGGCGGAGATTTGATGCGTTGGGCCAGGAGGGAAGAGCAGCGTCCCGGACCGAGTTGGTAGGTGTGGAACTCGGTGATTGAGTCGGTTAACTCGGCGAACTCGTCTTGAGTTAACTCGGAAGGAATCATTTGATGATGGAGAGTAGAGGCTGTTTGGGTTGCTTCTTCCTCTTCTCTGATTGGCTGTGAAACCACCATTGATTTGTTGAATTGAAATCTAAACCAAACACAAGTTGAACTATAAGTTAGAACCATAACTGTCAAGTACAAGTTATGACCCAAGTTTGGATCTAAGTGACAAGATCGATCAAACTAACCTCGATTGTCCTAAAGGAGCAGCTTAACGAGACCTTCTCACACTAATCCAGAACTCTTCTTCTAGAAAGAATCACTAACCCTTCTCTTGAACAAGGTCTATAACTTTCTTGCGAGGAAGATGATATTAGAGAAAGAAGATGGAGATGAGAGGAAGGAAAAGATGAGAGAGATATAAAAGAGGCTGAATAAAATAAAATAAATTCTCGATTAATTTGTGGAAATGGCAAAGGCTGTGTACTGATCACACAATTATTGTAATTGAACCATTTGAACCAAAAATTGATAAATAGATTAAACCAGAATGATAGAAATAAACAATGACCACGAAAAGCATCGTTATCCCACGTACGTGCTCATTTGGGTTCTTAATCTTTTTTTTAATAAATTTTAGTTGGAAAAGTGAGTTTAAGACTTAGCAAAGAGACAGGTATATTTATGTGGTATATTAAATTTCAAATTTATTTATTAAAATTTTAAACATAATATTTTAAACATAGATTTAAAGTACAAGTAGAAACACAGCAAAGAAACAAGAAGTTCAGATGATAAGAAAGAATGTAAGAAAAACATTTGTATACATATGCAAAAACACCAAAGAAGGCAAAAATATTTTTCCAAATAACCTGTCATGATAACTTGATGAGCCACGTTGATTCCCACAGCAATCACATCGGCACCACATGTGAACACAATATCTGCAGCTTCTGGATCACCAAAAATTTACACAAAAAGATAGTGGGGATGATATATAAACTAGTTCACTAGTGTGTATGGAGATCACATGTTCGCATTCAAGAACTTA
It encodes:
- the LOC106313333 gene encoding abscisic acid receptor PYR1-like translates to MVVSQPIREEEEATQTASTLHHQMIPSELTQDEFAELTDSITEFHTYQLGPGRCSSLLAQRIKSPPETVWSIVRRFDRPQTYKHFIKSCSVDEGFEMRVGCTRYVDVISGLPANTSRERLDLLDDDRRVTGFSITGGEHRLRNYKSVTTVHGFERDGRISSVVLESYVVDVPEGNTEEDTRLFADTVVKLNLQKLASVAEGMDPNSGDGRNSPVM